A stretch of Candidatus Kryptoniota bacterium DNA encodes these proteins:
- the ruvA gene encoding Holliday junction branch migration protein RuvA has product MIYRLTGKLLEKNPTTFVIDVNGVAYEVSVPISTFDSSGKVNESISLYTVLVLRENDLQLYGFATAEEQTLFKLLISVSGIGPKTGLSLLSSASVNDIYGFISTSNTAALMSLPGVGRKTAERVILELRDKVARLDAGRQAVGIPGNEDVRSRAADALVALGYTRIQCERAIREVLKRDSSAGNSVEDLVRAALREVK; this is encoded by the coding sequence ATGATATATCGACTTACCGGGAAACTTCTTGAAAAAAATCCAACGACGTTTGTCATCGACGTAAACGGGGTAGCTTATGAAGTCAGCGTGCCGATCTCGACGTTTGACAGCTCGGGAAAAGTAAACGAATCCATTTCACTTTATACTGTTCTCGTGCTTAGAGAGAATGACCTCCAGTTGTACGGATTCGCGACCGCAGAAGAACAGACTTTGTTTAAGCTTCTTATAAGCGTGAGCGGTATTGGTCCCAAGACCGGGTTGAGTCTTCTTTCGTCGGCATCTGTCAATGATATCTATGGATTCATATCGACATCCAACACTGCGGCGCTGATGTCTTTGCCGGGAGTTGGAAGGAAGACGGCCGAACGTGTAATACTCGAGTTACGCGATAAGGTCGCTCGGTTGGACGCTGGCCGGCAGGCGGTCGGGATCCCGGGAAATGAGGATGTGCGATCAAGAGCAGCCGATGCCCTCGTAGCACTCGGCTATACCAGGATTCAATGCGAACGCGCTATCAGGGAGGTTCTGAAAAGAGATTCGTCAGCGGGGAACTCGGTGGAAGACCTCGTGCGGGCAGCGCTGAGAGAAGTCAAGTAG
- the amrS gene encoding AmmeMemoRadiSam system radical SAM enzyme, producing the protein MAEIVTVKNILHEHTVEGELYKKLDNDWVLCYSCGHRCKIKPGREGICRVRFNSNGKLMVPSGYAAGVQLDPIEKKPFFHAFPGSNALSFGMLGCDYHCSYCQNWLTSQTLRDPSAIQHPEVIEAERIVELALIYKSPVIVSTYNEPLITSEWAVEIMKLAKAYGIRGAYVSNGNATPEVIEYIKPYVNLYKVDLKGFDDRRYRQLGGRLQVVLDAIRLLKEKNFWVEVVTLVVPGFNDSETELRSIASFIASVSVDIPWHVTAFHQDYKMLDRNSTSVRSLVRAAEIGKEAGLHFVYAGNLHGMVDDLENTYCPKCGSLAIEREGYRVLKNLLKKGACPQCSTMIPGIWD; encoded by the coding sequence ATGGCCGAAATAGTAACCGTCAAGAACATTCTCCACGAGCACACCGTCGAAGGTGAACTGTATAAGAAACTTGACAACGACTGGGTGCTGTGTTACAGCTGCGGGCACAGGTGCAAGATTAAACCGGGAAGAGAAGGAATCTGCCGGGTCCGGTTCAATAGCAACGGTAAACTTATGGTTCCCTCCGGTTATGCGGCCGGTGTCCAGCTGGACCCGATCGAGAAAAAACCTTTCTTCCACGCCTTCCCGGGATCGAATGCGCTTAGTTTTGGAATGCTGGGTTGTGATTATCATTGCTCATATTGCCAGAATTGGCTCACGAGTCAAACGCTAAGAGATCCGTCCGCTATTCAACATCCGGAGGTAATCGAAGCGGAACGAATCGTTGAACTCGCACTCATATACAAATCACCGGTCATTGTCTCAACTTACAATGAGCCGCTCATCACCAGTGAGTGGGCAGTTGAAATAATGAAACTTGCTAAGGCTTATGGAATCAGGGGAGCGTATGTGTCAAATGGAAACGCGACTCCTGAAGTTATTGAATACATCAAGCCGTATGTTAACCTTTACAAGGTCGACTTGAAAGGGTTCGACGATCGGAGATACAGACAGCTTGGCGGAAGGCTGCAGGTTGTCCTCGATGCGATTCGCCTTCTCAAAGAAAAGAATTTCTGGGTCGAGGTAGTAACTCTTGTGGTTCCAGGATTCAACGACAGTGAAACAGAGTTGCGAAGCATTGCATCTTTCATTGCATCAGTCTCAGTCGACATTCCGTGGCATGTCACTGCGTTCCACCAGGATTATAAGATGCTCGACCGGAACAGCACGAGCGTGAGATCGCTGGTGAGGGCAGCGGAAATCGGGAAAGAAGCGGGACTTCATTTCGTCTACGCGGGCAATCTTCATGGAATGGTAGACGATCTTGAAAACACATACTGTCCGAAGTGTGGAAGTCTCGCGATCGAACGAGAAGGTTATAGGGTACTTAAGAATCTTTTGAAGAAAGGAGCGTGTCCACAATGCTCCACGATGATTCCGGGCATATGGGATTGA
- the amrA gene encoding AmmeMemoRadiSam system protein A, with amino-acid sequence MLHDDSGHMGLSSGLSAEAKVELLKIARRGLEAVVKREKLKLDTPVLPELQRESGAFVTLREKGELRGCIGYIEPRLPMYKAVAETASKAATSDPRFEPVTEPELEKIDLEVSILSALNKVTNVEEIVVGRHGLVIERGYYRGLLLPQVAGENNWDRNEFLRYTCFKAGLDDDSWRDPDTKIYSFTAEVFGESEFGRISEENIAERA; translated from the coding sequence ATGCTCCACGATGATTCCGGGCATATGGGATTGAGCTCAGGGCTTTCGGCGGAAGCCAAGGTTGAGCTTTTGAAAATCGCGAGAAGAGGGCTGGAAGCGGTCGTGAAAAGGGAGAAATTGAAGCTTGATACTCCGGTTCTCCCCGAGCTTCAAAGGGAGTCGGGGGCGTTTGTCACTTTGAGAGAGAAGGGTGAGCTACGCGGATGTATCGGGTATATCGAGCCCAGGCTCCCGATGTACAAGGCGGTGGCCGAGACGGCCAGCAAGGCCGCAACAAGTGACCCAAGATTTGAACCGGTGACTGAACCGGAGCTTGAAAAAATCGATCTGGAGGTTTCAATCCTCTCTGCGCTCAACAAAGTGACAAATGTCGAAGAAATTGTTGTCGGGCGACATGGCCTGGTGATTGAGCGCGGGTACTACAGAGGCCTTCTTCTTCCGCAGGTCGCGGGCGAGAATAATTGGGACCGCAACGAGTTTCTCCGGTATACTTGTTTCAAGGCCGGTCTGGACGACGACAGCTGGCGGGATCCCGATACAAAAATATACAGCTTCACTGCAGAAGTGTTTGGTGAAAGTGAGTTCGGAAGGATTTCCGAGGAGAATATTGCAGAAAGAGCATGA
- a CDS encoding enoyl-CoA hydratase-related protein — protein sequence MDYQTIKIVKEKHAAIITINRPEKLNALNANVLKEIGSALSNIESEKSVAGVIITGAGEKAFAAGADISELSKLSVINAKDYSERGQTLLNTIEKFRKPVIAAVNGYALGGGSELAWACHIRIASTNARFGQPEVNLGMIPGFGGTQRLVRLAGRGIATELIVSGNQIDAETAFKHGLVNKVVELAYLIPTALQLVHDISERGPVAVKLALQAIDAAVQLPQDEGMKLESQLFALTCGTADQKEGTAAFLEKRKPNWTGS from the coding sequence ATGGACTATCAGACTATTAAGATTGTGAAAGAGAAACATGCCGCAATAATCACAATTAACCGGCCCGAAAAGTTGAACGCGTTGAACGCCAATGTACTGAAAGAGATCGGTTCAGCCCTGAGCAACATAGAGTCTGAAAAGTCAGTCGCCGGAGTGATCATTACCGGCGCGGGAGAAAAAGCTTTTGCTGCGGGCGCGGACATAAGCGAGCTGAGCAAACTCAGTGTTATAAACGCTAAGGACTATTCGGAACGCGGACAGACTCTCCTCAACACGATTGAGAAGTTTCGCAAGCCTGTCATTGCAGCTGTCAACGGTTACGCGCTGGGCGGCGGCAGCGAGCTGGCATGGGCGTGCCATATCAGAATCGCCTCGACCAACGCGCGATTCGGACAACCGGAAGTGAACCTCGGAATGATACCGGGATTCGGCGGCACTCAACGACTCGTAAGACTTGCCGGTCGCGGGATCGCTACCGAACTCATCGTATCGGGTAACCAGATCGATGCCGAGACGGCTTTCAAGCATGGTTTGGTGAACAAGGTCGTCGAACTGGCATACTTGATCCCGACGGCGCTTCAACTTGTCCATGATATTTCAGAACGTGGTCCGGTAGCCGTGAAATTGGCCCTGCAGGCGATCGACGCTGCCGTTCAACTTCCGCAGGACGAGGGAATGAAACTTGAGAGTCAACTCTTCGCGCTTACGTGCGGGACCGCCGATCAAAAGGAAGGAACAGCGGCTTTCCTGGAAAAACGCAAGCCAAACTGGACCGGCTCCTGA
- the ruvC gene encoding crossover junction endodeoxyribonuclease RuvC — protein MIVLGIDPGSRKTGYAVLDTGRKIGSALEYGTIKLTDLKSMPEKLVRIFERVTGLLAKYRIESVAVEAGFYGKNAQSAYKLGYARSAAVLAAALGRIEVVEYSPRKVKQAVTGNGEASKTQVKFMVKKLLGLKNDAQIKEDEADACAVAICHSHTRRSLKRGYRNWKEFVEANKDRVIRTSGQR, from the coding sequence ATGATCGTCCTGGGCATCGATCCCGGCTCGCGCAAGACCGGATATGCGGTGCTCGATACCGGGCGCAAAATCGGATCGGCTCTTGAGTATGGCACGATCAAACTTACCGATCTAAAGTCTATGCCCGAAAAGCTCGTGAGGATCTTTGAGAGGGTGACCGGTCTCCTGGCGAAATACAGGATCGAATCGGTGGCGGTCGAGGCAGGATTTTACGGCAAGAACGCTCAGAGCGCCTACAAATTGGGATACGCCCGAAGTGCGGCTGTTCTCGCGGCAGCGCTCGGAAGAATTGAGGTCGTGGAGTACTCCCCCCGCAAAGTGAAACAAGCCGTGACCGGAAATGGTGAGGCAAGCAAAACCCAGGTGAAGTTTATGGTGAAAAAACTCCTTGGCTTGAAGAATGACGCACAGATCAAGGAAGACGAAGCCGACGCGTGCGCAGTAGCTATTTGTCATTCGCACACCAGGCGGTCATTGAAACGCGGATACAGGAACTGGAAAGAGTTCGTTGAAGCCAATAAAGACCGAGTCATTCGCACATCAGGACAACGTTAA
- a CDS encoding YebC/PmpR family DNA-binding transcriptional regulator — translation MSGHNKWAKIKHKKAGTDAQRGKLFSRIIKEITIAARNGGGDLNGNPRLRLAVQNAKNANMPADNIKRAIQRGTGELPGTVYEEITYECYGPAGVALMIELVTDNKNRTVAELRHILDRNNGKLAEAGSVAWMFQKKGSLEIPKSTIKEDDLLAIILDAGADDMKTEDDYYEVTTSAETFDAVKKAIEDKSLTISNASLQLQPQNTVRVEGKEAEQVLKLMEALEEHEDVQNVYANFDIDDSVLAQLNQ, via the coding sequence ATGTCCGGTCATAACAAATGGGCGAAGATCAAACACAAGAAGGCTGGAACCGACGCGCAGCGGGGAAAGCTCTTCAGTCGCATCATCAAAGAAATCACGATCGCGGCTCGCAACGGAGGCGGAGACCTAAACGGAAATCCGAGACTGCGGCTCGCGGTTCAAAACGCGAAGAACGCGAATATGCCTGCCGACAATATCAAGCGGGCGATCCAGAGAGGGACAGGTGAGTTGCCGGGAACTGTCTACGAAGAGATTACTTATGAATGTTACGGTCCGGCCGGAGTGGCACTCATGATCGAACTTGTCACGGACAACAAGAACCGTACTGTCGCGGAGCTCCGCCACATACTCGACCGCAACAACGGCAAACTCGCCGAGGCAGGCTCGGTCGCGTGGATGTTCCAGAAGAAAGGAAGCCTGGAAATTCCAAAGAGCACGATCAAGGAAGATGACCTCCTCGCAATCATTCTCGATGCCGGCGCGGATGATATGAAGACAGAGGACGATTATTACGAGGTCACTACTTCTGCCGAGACATTCGATGCGGTTAAAAAGGCGATTGAAGACAAGAGCCTGACCATCTCCAACGCCTCACTACAGCTCCAGCCCCAGAACACTGTGCGCGTCGAGGGTAAGGAAGCCGAGCAGGTACTCAAATTGATGGAAGCGCTTGAAGAACACGAAGATGTCCAGAACGTGTATGCTAATTTCGACATCGACGACAGTGTTCTTGCCCAACTCAATCAATGA
- a CDS encoding EamA family transporter has product MRLRGYIFIFLAAFFWGTSGTVAKFLFEHDVPTLLVVESRVIISAVVLFLTLLVTDPASLTIRLRDIWDFILLGVIGVAGANYTYYMAINETSVGIAILMQYTAPVIVAGYMLVSKKEKISHSKTVAIVVSLIGCVIMLGALNPDVHITTAGAVLGALSAFSFAFFNIYNRVASKRYSVWAAICYTLMSASAFWLVVNMIIRPGFVISGAREVTTLALFSGASVLIPYFFYFTGLKYLVPSTAVIVSTLEPVVAILTAFILLGEKLHPMQIGGGLLIISSVLLLEIRHE; this is encoded by the coding sequence ATGCGGCTGCGCGGTTACATCTTTATTTTTCTGGCGGCATTCTTCTGGGGGACTTCAGGGACCGTCGCCAAATTCCTGTTTGAACATGACGTACCGACATTGCTTGTGGTAGAATCGAGAGTAATTATCTCTGCGGTTGTTCTATTCCTGACGCTGCTCGTCACGGATCCGGCTTCGCTCACGATACGTCTTCGAGATATTTGGGATTTCATATTGCTTGGCGTCATCGGCGTGGCGGGAGCGAACTACACTTATTATATGGCCATAAACGAGACGAGCGTCGGAATTGCAATTCTTATGCAGTACACAGCCCCAGTGATCGTCGCGGGATATATGCTCGTCTCTAAGAAAGAAAAGATAAGCCACTCAAAGACCGTCGCAATTGTCGTGTCTCTCATAGGATGCGTAATCATGCTCGGTGCACTCAATCCTGACGTGCACATAACCACAGCGGGAGCCGTATTAGGCGCGCTCTCAGCTTTTTCATTTGCATTCTTTAATATCTACAATCGGGTTGCATCCAAACGTTACTCAGTTTGGGCGGCGATTTGCTACACATTGATGAGTGCGTCTGCATTCTGGCTTGTTGTCAACATGATAATTCGCCCGGGCTTCGTGATATCAGGCGCAAGAGAAGTGACAACCCTTGCTTTGTTTTCAGGCGCGTCAGTGCTCATCCCGTATTTTTTCTACTTTACCGGTCTCAAGTATCTTGTCCCGTCTACCGCAGTGATCGTCTCGACCCTTGAACCGGTGGTCGCGATCCTCACGGCTTTCATTTTGCTGGGGGAGAAACTCCACCCTATGCAAATCGGCGGTGGCCTGCTGATAATATCTTCCGTGTTGCTGCTGGAAATAAGGCACGAATGA
- a CDS encoding DUF2520 domain-containing protein, producing MVSFSIIGPGRVGSSLASALINRRWVCKDIVYDERALRMKAQVVRSLPGAKLVKSTGLLRDNFEILFVTVNDDAIAGVAAQLMRNSSVNWRGKTVFHMSGIVGVNVLEPLAKRGAAVGALHPLAAFPRPLHPEGAMNIRFDFLGSRKALTGARKVSTVLNSKLIVLKSEFEKVNLHLASVIATNFVTIAAQAAAGLANSSIGKRETKLIIDGLLASAVSNISSLDGLSALSGPLIRGDVEVISKHLSALKDSETLLAFYKAASRLGVESLLREKKLKTLAPKYRRIRDILSK from the coding sequence GTGGTTTCATTTTCGATTATCGGACCTGGCCGGGTGGGCTCAAGCCTTGCGTCTGCTCTGATAAACAGGCGATGGGTTTGTAAGGACATAGTATACGACGAGAGAGCTTTGCGAATGAAAGCTCAAGTGGTTCGGTCTCTGCCAGGGGCGAAGCTCGTGAAAAGCACCGGTTTGCTCAGAGATAATTTTGAAATACTATTTGTCACAGTGAATGATGACGCGATAGCCGGAGTTGCGGCTCAACTCATGAGGAATTCCAGCGTTAACTGGAGGGGAAAAACCGTCTTCCATATGAGCGGCATCGTGGGAGTGAACGTGTTGGAACCCCTTGCGAAGAGAGGAGCCGCAGTCGGTGCGCTCCACCCGCTCGCTGCGTTCCCAAGACCTCTGCATCCTGAAGGGGCGATGAATATCCGGTTCGACTTTCTTGGTTCGCGGAAAGCCCTGACCGGCGCGAGAAAAGTGTCGACGGTCTTGAACTCGAAGCTGATTGTGCTGAAATCTGAGTTTGAAAAAGTGAATCTCCACCTAGCAAGTGTGATCGCAACCAATTTCGTGACAATCGCGGCGCAGGCCGCAGCAGGACTTGCTAATAGCTCGATAGGGAAGCGAGAGACAAAGCTGATAATCGATGGCTTGCTTGCCAGCGCTGTTTCCAACATATCCTCGCTCGATGGTCTTTCGGCCTTGAGCGGGCCGCTGATTCGCGGCGACGTGGAAGTAATATCCAAACATTTGAGCGCGCTCAAGGATAGCGAAACTCTGCTTGCTTTTTACAAAGCGGCATCGCGCCTCGGCGTCGAATCGCTTCTGAGGGAGAAGAAATTGAAAACGCTCGCTCCGAAATATCGGAGAATCAGAGACATTCTCTCGAAATAG
- the alr gene encoding alanine racemase: MTRAEVDLSAISYNIKQVAHRVGANTRILGVMKANAYGHGLAAASQAVLESGASYLGVAFDEEGIDLRKHTQVPILVFSPPIEDSFESYIRFDLDSTLTSVVTAYSLNAVARASGRKARVQIKVDTGMGRLGFFPKEALDAVRVISSLDSLTLVGVYSHFATSDEANKEFALRQLTAFRGVVAGVKDMGLDSLIFHMANSGAILDMHDTSFDMVRPGIMSYGYYPSIETSESVDIKPALSLKSAVAQVKNFPAGASVSYGRRYFTKKNCRIAVIPVGYGDGFTRLLTGKANVIIKGKKFPVVGTITMDHVMVDVGAEYDIQPGDEVTLIGRDGEESITAWDLAASIGTIPYEILCMINGRVPRVYNGIEPSHGERENP, encoded by the coding sequence ATGACAAGAGCCGAAGTAGATCTTTCGGCGATCAGTTATAACATAAAGCAGGTTGCCCATCGAGTGGGTGCGAACACGCGAATTTTAGGGGTTATGAAGGCTAACGCGTATGGACACGGATTAGCAGCGGCCTCCCAGGCGGTGCTTGAATCAGGAGCAAGCTATCTCGGCGTCGCGTTCGACGAGGAAGGCATCGACCTGAGAAAACACACTCAAGTACCCATCCTCGTCTTCTCGCCTCCCATTGAGGATTCATTCGAAAGTTATATCCGCTTTGATCTTGATTCGACTTTGACTTCTGTCGTAACTGCGTATTCATTAAACGCGGTAGCCCGGGCGAGCGGGCGCAAGGCGAGAGTCCAGATTAAAGTCGACACGGGAATGGGAAGACTGGGCTTCTTTCCGAAAGAGGCACTCGATGCGGTGCGCGTAATCTCCAGTCTCGATTCGTTGACTCTTGTCGGCGTGTACTCGCATTTCGCAACTTCGGACGAAGCGAACAAGGAGTTCGCCCTGAGACAGCTCACCGCTTTCAGGGGAGTGGTCGCGGGGGTAAAGGACATGGGCCTTGACTCTCTCATCTTTCATATGGCGAACAGCGGGGCAATTCTTGACATGCACGACACCTCCTTCGATATGGTTCGACCGGGGATAATGTCGTACGGATATTACCCGTCGATTGAAACTTCAGAGTCTGTCGACATCAAACCCGCTCTCTCATTGAAGTCGGCGGTTGCGCAGGTGAAGAATTTCCCTGCGGGCGCGAGTGTGAGCTACGGCAGAAGATATTTCACAAAGAAGAACTGCAGAATCGCCGTGATTCCTGTAGGATACGGCGATGGCTTCACTCGGCTTCTTACCGGCAAGGCGAACGTCATTATTAAAGGCAAGAAGTTTCCGGTCGTAGGAACCATTACGATGGACCACGTGATGGTGGACGTAGGTGCAGAGTATGACATACAACCAGGTGACGAAGTAACGCTAATCGGCAGAGATGGAGAAGAGTCGATAACGGCCTGGGACCTTGCGGCCAGCATCGGCACCATTCCGTATGAGATTCTCTGCATGATAAACGGACGTGTGCCTAGAGTATACAATGGCATCGAACCCTCCCATGGCGAGCGTGAGAATCCATGA
- the amrB gene encoding AmmeMemoRadiSam system protein B, whose product MQKEHDYVRPPAVAGMFYPLEKVELEKTVLDFLKKAGKDIGSAAPTNPFGIISPHAGYPYSGFTAAHGYSVLRETNFDTVVLISPSHREYFDGISVFSGKAYSTPLGTIEVDTALRETFLLSAGDIAIESRAGHKSEHALEVQLPFLQLTLKRFAILPLVMGDQRPEYCAALGGVLAKIANTTKILVVASSDLSHYYDYDTANEIDKICINDLTEMDPDRFTRDLEAHKCEACGGGPIAALLYAARDLNRRKITILHHCNSGDTTGDKSGVVGYLSAVVS is encoded by the coding sequence TTGCAGAAAGAGCATGACTACGTGCGTCCCCCGGCAGTAGCCGGGATGTTCTATCCGCTGGAGAAGGTGGAGCTCGAGAAGACAGTGCTCGACTTCCTCAAGAAGGCAGGGAAGGATATCGGATCGGCGGCGCCCACGAACCCGTTCGGAATAATATCGCCTCACGCCGGTTACCCCTACAGTGGATTCACTGCGGCTCATGGCTATTCGGTTCTGCGCGAAACAAACTTTGATACCGTCGTTTTGATTTCACCAAGTCACCGGGAGTACTTCGACGGCATTTCTGTTTTTTCCGGTAAAGCTTATTCTACTCCGCTGGGAACAATAGAAGTTGATACGGCTCTCCGCGAAACTTTTCTGCTAAGCGCCGGAGATATTGCGATCGAATCGCGCGCCGGCCACAAGTCGGAACACGCCCTTGAGGTCCAGCTACCATTTCTGCAACTCACTTTGAAGAGATTCGCCATACTTCCCCTTGTTATGGGAGACCAGCGACCCGAATACTGCGCAGCACTCGGCGGCGTTCTTGCAAAGATTGCGAACACGACCAAAATACTAGTCGTGGCAAGTTCCGACCTGTCGCACTATTACGACTACGATACGGCAAATGAAATTGACAAGATCTGCATCAACGATCTGACGGAGATGGACCCCGACAGATTTACGCGGGATCTCGAAGCACATAAGTGCGAGGCGTGTGGTGGAGGACCGATAGCCGCGCTTCTTTACGCTGCGCGGGACCTGAACCGCCGAAAGATAACGATTCTCCATCACTGTAATTCCGGGGATACGACAGGTGATAAGTCCGGAGTTGTCGGATACTTGTCAGCCGTCGTCTCGTGA
- a CDS encoding mannose-1-phosphate guanylyltransferase: MRVFGVIMAGGVGSRLWPQSRQGRPKQFQVLFGDRTLYQRTFDRLTRIVSPDNIFVVTNKAQEANAAEQLPNLPKKNLIVEPVGRSTAPCIALAACAISSVTEDAVMMVFPADHLISGEDNFVAQLKDAVRLAQKRRALVTIGIRPTYPETGFGYIHYDENRDEELYLHGGHSVIAFKEKPDHDTAVKFLSEGNYLWNSGMFVWRVDVILEELRKNLEGFSEFFEPLRRSFGGPEFGKQIENFYAKISSISIDYAVMEKAEGVLTLPGKFGWSDVGSWDEVYKLSNKDEDGNSLHGPILKIGSSNNLVWAQEKTFVLADIKDLIIIETKDSVLICKRGSSQSVKEIVEILRKQDRQDLI; the protein is encoded by the coding sequence ATGAGGGTTTTTGGAGTGATAATGGCGGGCGGCGTCGGCTCAAGACTGTGGCCGCAAAGCAGACAGGGAAGACCGAAGCAGTTCCAGGTATTATTCGGAGACCGCACGCTGTACCAGCGGACATTCGACAGGTTGACGAGGATTGTCAGTCCCGATAACATTTTCGTCGTGACCAACAAGGCACAGGAAGCCAACGCGGCGGAACAGCTCCCGAACCTTCCGAAGAAGAACCTTATTGTTGAACCTGTCGGGCGGAGCACTGCGCCTTGCATCGCCCTGGCGGCATGCGCGATCTCCTCAGTTACTGAAGACGCGGTAATGATGGTCTTTCCGGCGGATCATCTGATCTCTGGCGAAGATAACTTCGTGGCACAATTGAAGGATGCTGTCCGTCTCGCCCAAAAGCGGCGCGCCCTGGTTACTATCGGCATAAGACCCACATACCCGGAAACAGGATTCGGATACATCCACTATGACGAAAACCGCGATGAAGAGTTGTATCTCCATGGTGGACATTCGGTGATCGCGTTTAAAGAAAAGCCGGACCATGACACGGCGGTGAAATTCCTATCGGAAGGGAATTACCTCTGGAACAGCGGGATGTTTGTCTGGCGTGTCGATGTTATACTCGAAGAGCTCCGCAAGAATCTGGAGGGCTTCTCCGAATTTTTCGAACCTCTCAGGAGAAGTTTCGGCGGACCAGAATTCGGCAAACAGATAGAGAACTTTTATGCGAAGATCAGCTCGATTTCTATCGATTATGCCGTCATGGAGAAAGCGGAAGGTGTCCTTACTCTTCCCGGCAAATTCGGCTGGAGCGACGTCGGTTCATGGGACGAAGTATATAAGTTGAGTAACAAGGATGAAGATGGAAACAGTCTTCATGGTCCGATCCTCAAGATCGGAAGCAGCAACAATCTTGTTTGGGCACAGGAAAAGACATTCGTCCTCGCAGATATTAAAGACTTGATAATCATCGAAACAAAGGATTCCGTACTGATTTGTAAAAGAGGAAGTTCACAGAGCGTCAAGGAAATAGTTGAGATATTGAGGAAGCAGGACAGACAGGATCTGATTTGA
- a CDS encoding septal ring lytic transglycosylase RlpA family protein, which translates to MKKLTVVTSVLVALSLAGCSAAARFGQPSGQTEVTMSSPSSPSGRALLSIEGIASYYADEFNARKTASGEIFDKNALTAAHREFPFGTVLRVTNLSNGKSVEVTVNDRGPVDKTRIIDLSEGAARALDMIQTGTTKVRLDVLKWGEK; encoded by the coding sequence TTGAAGAAACTGACCGTCGTGACGTCGGTTCTTGTGGCGCTTTCATTGGCAGGGTGCTCTGCCGCGGCAAGGTTTGGCCAACCTTCGGGTCAAACCGAAGTCACCATGTCATCTCCTAGTTCTCCGTCGGGCAGGGCTCTCCTTAGCATCGAGGGTATCGCCTCCTACTATGCCGACGAGTTTAACGCCAGAAAGACGGCAAGTGGAGAAATCTTCGACAAGAATGCTCTCACCGCCGCGCACAGGGAGTTCCCGTTTGGTACGGTGTTGCGTGTGACCAACCTGAGCAACGGTAAGTCTGTCGAGGTTACTGTCAACGACCGCGGTCCGGTTGACAAAACCAGAATCATAGATCTTTCGGAGGGGGCCGCCCGTGCGTTAGATATGATTCAGACCGGAACGACTAAGGTTAGACTCGACGTCCTCAAGTGGGGAGAGAAATAG
- a CDS encoding RNA methyltransferase, which yields MKSQRRIERLSQTIRYSQTDLTLVLENIHDPHNVSAILRTCDAVGVRSINLLYNLEPFPKIGKKSSASANKWVEKRLFRSPDDCFNVLKQEGFVIAASVVDESSVSLFEMDLRNKTALIFGNEHRGVTDKSAAMADVRFRIPMFGMVRSLNVSVACAITLYEALRQRLAEPDKFPPKINADKFHEKLQEWMKK from the coding sequence ATGAAGTCACAACGACGTATTGAGAGATTATCTCAGACGATCAGGTATTCTCAGACGGATCTCACACTCGTCCTCGAGAACATACATGATCCGCATAATGTAAGTGCGATTCTCAGGACTTGCGATGCAGTCGGCGTAAGAAGTATTAATCTACTATACAATCTTGAGCCCTTTCCGAAAATCGGGAAGAAGAGCTCCGCTAGCGCCAACAAGTGGGTAGAGAAGAGACTCTTCAGATCTCCTGATGACTGTTTCAATGTTTTGAAGCAAGAAGGGTTCGTGATTGCAGCCAGCGTCGTGGATGAAAGCTCTGTGTCTCTGTTCGAAATGGATCTGCGGAATAAAACTGCGTTGATATTTGGCAACGAGCATCGGGGGGTGACCGATAAATCGGCGGCTATGGCTGATGTCAGATTTAGAATACCCATGTTCGGAATGGTACGGAGCTTAAACGTTTCAGTCGCTTGTGCTATTACTCTTTACGAAGCATTGCGCCAACGATTGGCAGAACCCGACAAATTTCCCCCGAAGATAAACGCCGACAAATTCCACGAAAAGCTTCAGGAATGGATGAAGAAATAA